The genomic segment GGAGTTACCTACCACCGAGCAGCAGGAAACAGAACGAGCATGATGAGGGAAGCTATGACTATCGTATACATGGTGCATGATGCGATATACGACTTCCCTGAATCTAATCCCAAGGCTGACAGACACGGGAAAGCTACTACGGGACTAAAACGTGGTGACGTGATTGATAGTCCAATCACGCCACGTCTTTTATGAAGAGCTTTTACCTCTAGGGGGTTTTTCTAAATACACTGTTGTCTTTAGCCTTGTGATAGAAGCGCTTCTTCGCCACGCCGCTCCCGATAACCGTGAACCATAACACCTGGCCTCCCGAGGCTCTGCCCTGCTAACTGAGTATTGTGCGGATCACGGTAACCGATCCGGACCATGCGCCTTGGTTGATCAGTAGTATTGATATACGATCCGTGAACCGTGTAGTAACAGAAGCAGACTACATCCCCCCGCTTAGCCGGAACAGGTATGGTTTCCTCTAATCTCCATACTTCTGTTGGCAAATGCGGCTCGCAAGGACCGTCCTCAGTCTCTATAACATGCTTTAAGGCCCCATTTTTGTTTGATCCAGGAAGGAAACGAATCTCACCATTTTCGTGGTTAGTATCGTCTAAATGCACTAGAACATCAATGAATTTCTCGTTCTCGTGGGCGTAAAAGGGGTGGTCTTGATGCATTGGGAAAGGGTGACCGGTCTGAGGAGGTTTGATGTGCATCGTCGAATGATGAAGCTCTACGTTAGGACCAAGCAAACCAGCCATGGCCTCGGTTAGCTTAAGCTTAGTTACCGCTCTTGCCCAGGCTGTAGAGTAGAAATGAAGATCATGCATAGCAGTCAATTTGGACTTCTTTTCGATCTCAGGATCCATATAGGCCTGGCGCCAAGGACCTGTCCAACCCGGACTCGTGAATGACCATTCTTCCACCAGGCGATCTAACTCGTGAGACAGCTCCTCTGTCTCTTCAAGACTGAACATTTCGGGAATATGAAGGTAACCATTTTCGTGGTAAAAAGCGATCTGGTTAGAGCTCAGTATTTTTTTGCTCAGTGTCATAATGGATCTCCAAACTAACTATCCACCTTGAAACGCATCAATGATAGCAAAAACAATTCGTGGTGTGATCGTTAACTAGCCCATTAGCTTGCATGTAGGCATAAGCAACTTTTGGACCTACAAAGACAAACCCTCTCCGTTTCATATCTTGACTTAATTGAAGAGCTACAACAGTATAAGTGGGAACCTCGTCTTGATGTTTCCAGGAATTAACAATCTGTTTACCATCAACGAAACTCCACAAATACTTACTGAAACTACCAAAATGATTCTGTATAGCCAGAAAAGCTTGGGCATTGGTAACAGCTGCGTTAATCTTTCTTCTATTACGAATTATGCTGGAATCTAACAGAAGGGTGTCGATCCTGGCTCGGGTATAAGTTGAAACAATTTCTGGATCAAATCCGTCAAAAACCTTACGGAAGTTCTCACGCTTTTTGAGGATTGTCCACCAACTTAGGCCTGCCTGAAAACACTCAAGAACCAAGAATTCAAACAGGATTAGGTCGTCATGAGTCGGTAAACCCCATTCCTGATCGTGATAGGCAACATAAAGCGGGTCGTCGATCACCCATGCGCACCGTTGGACCTCAAAATCCATGAGACCATTCTAAATGGTAGTTTGACAGTGTAAACTCCGGATAACTTTAGGATTAATCACTAATTTGCTGGCTAGTAGCTACAGGTGCGTCATCGTAGCTGACCCAATCACTCCAGGAACCAACATAAAGCTTGGCACTTGTGAAACCAACTTCTTCCAGAGCTAGAATGTTGTGAGTTGCGGTAACCCCCGAACCGCAATACACCACTACCTCGTCAGCTTCTTGGGCAATAGTAAACCGTTGTCTTAGCTTCTCGGAAGCTAGAAAGCGGCCGGCATGGAGATTATCTTCATACGGTAGATTAATCGCACTAGGTATGTGACCCGCAACTGGATCGATTGGTTCGACCTCACCACTGTAACGCTCACCGGCACGAGCATCTATAAGAAGGACTTTCTTATTCTCAATATTCTTGAGAACAAAGTTCCGGTCTACTACCATAGAATGGCGGGGAGAAGGAACAAAAGTCGAGGTCGGGTAAAGTGGGTGATTTAGAGAGGATGAATATCCGGAGGCTGACCATGCTTTGAATCCTCCGTCGAGGACACGAGTATTGTTTAAGCCAAGATAGCGCAACATCCACCATAGGCGCCCAGCAAACATGCTGTCACCGTCATCATAAACAACTACCTGGTGATTATTACTAACGCCACGCTTTCCAAGTTCCTCTGCAAAAACATTAATATCAGGAAGAGGGTGCCTTCCTCCATGCAAATCAAGAGGTCCAGAAAGGTCCTTATCTAGATCGAAGAATATTGCTCCTGGAATGTGACCGCTATCATAAACCTGACGTCCCGCATCCAAATTGGTGAGATCAAACCGTGTGTCAGCAATTCTCAAATCAGGAGTACCTAACAGGTCATATAAGGATTTAGCAGTGATGAGTTGACTCATAGCACTAGTTTAGCTTGTGGGCTACAATCCCGAGATGGGAAAACCACCGGATTTAATCGAGAGCGCGAGAAATCCCCGCATAAAAGGAGTTCTTCGGCTCCAAAATAGACGTTTCCGCGACGAGAAGCGTCGCTTCCTCGTAGAAGGAGCACGTGAAATATCCAGAGCAGTACAAGCAGGGCATAATCCTATAGAAGTTTTCTTCTGCACTGAGGTGTGTAGCCCAACAACAGAAACCATCGCGATGGAGTTGGCTGCATCAAACACGAAATGTTTTCGTGTTTCCGAAGAGGCATTCAACAAAATTAGTTTGCGACAAAATCCAGATGGCATCGCTGCTGTAATGGCCTCCTGGAACGGCAATCTGGCTGATCTGAATACGATTACTTTGTCGCTCATACTGGTTATCCATGGCCTTGAAAAGCCGGGCAATATTGGGGCCTTGCTACGGACTGCTGACAGCGTTGGGATCGATGCCGTTATTCTCACAGGTAAAGGAACCGACTTATTCAATCCCAACGTAGTAAGAGCTAGTATGGGAAGCCTCTTCACTACAAGGGTCATTCAAGAGGATTCCACTAGGGTCCAAGAGTTTTTAGTGCGTCGAGGGATCTCGGTGGTTGCTGCAACTCCAAGCGCTAGCCAACCACACTGGGGGCCAAGCTTCCTCGAGCCCATGGCACTGGTAGTGGGAAGTGAAGACACGGGCCTTGATAACGCCTGGTTAGAAACCGCAGAGACGTTAATCCAAATACCTATGCATGGAACCGCGGACAGTCTGAATGTTGCAACATCTGGGGCAGTAATTCTTTACGAGATCTTACGGCAACGGACAACCCAAAGCGACTCGACGAGATAAAGAGGTTATTAGTAATGGCTGAAAAAATTATCAACTTTGATGGTTTCATAGGTTTTTATGGATCTACCAATTTAGAGAAAACTCGGGAATTCTATGAGGGTTTGCTCCGACTAACTTTGGCCCGTAATCAGAAGAGGTGTTTAATTTATAGAGTTACGGACAAAGCCTTTATTGGTTTTTGTCTGCGAGAGGGTCCTTTTGTTAACAACGCTTGTTCGATTATTACTTTTGTCACTAAAGACGTAGACACGGTTTACCGGCGCATGTGCAAACACGAAATTCAATGCGAAGGGAAACCGGTCCTTAATGAGTTTTTTGGAATTTATCACTTCTTTACTGCTGACCCTGATGGAAAT from the Trueperaceae bacterium genome contains:
- a CDS encoding phytanoyl-CoA dioxygenase — protein: MTLSKKILSSNQIAFYHENGYLHIPEMFSLEETEELSHELDRLVEEWSFTSPGWTGPWRQAYMDPEIEKKSKLTAMHDLHFYSTAWARAVTKLKLTEAMAGLLGPNVELHHSTMHIKPPQTGHPFPMHQDHPFYAHENEKFIDVLVHLDDTNHENGEIRFLPGSNKNGALKHVIETEDGPCEPHLPTEVWRLEETIPVPAKRGDVVCFCYYTVHGSYINTTDQPRRMVRIGYRDPHNTQLAGQSLGRPGVMVHGYRERRGEEALLSQG
- a CDS encoding DNA-3-methyladenine glycosylase I, which translates into the protein MDFEVQRCAWVIDDPLYVAYHDQEWGLPTHDDLILFEFLVLECFQAGLSWWTILKKRENFRKVFDGFDPEIVSTYTRARIDTLLLDSSIIRNRRKINAAVTNAQAFLAIQNHFGSFSKYLWSFVDGKQIVNSWKHQDEVPTYTVVALQLSQDMKRRGFVFVGPKVAYAYMQANGLVNDHTTNCFCYH
- a CDS encoding sulfurtransferase codes for the protein MSQLITAKSLYDLLGTPDLRIADTRFDLTNLDAGRQVYDSGHIPGAIFFDLDKDLSGPLDLHGGRHPLPDINVFAEELGKRGVSNNHQVVVYDDGDSMFAGRLWWMLRYLGLNNTRVLDGGFKAWSASGYSSSLNHPLYPTSTFVPSPRHSMVVDRNFVLKNIENKKVLLIDARAGERYSGEVEPIDPVAGHIPSAINLPYEDNLHAGRFLASEKLRQRFTIAQEADEVVVYCGSGVTATHNILALEEVGFTSAKLYVGSWSDWVSYDDAPVATSQQISD
- a CDS encoding rRNA methyltransferase, whose protein sequence is MGKPPDLIESARNPRIKGVLRLQNRRFRDEKRRFLVEGAREISRAVQAGHNPIEVFFCTEVCSPTTETIAMELAASNTKCFRVSEEAFNKISLRQNPDGIAAVMASWNGNLADLNTITLSLILVIHGLEKPGNIGALLRTADSVGIDAVILTGKGTDLFNPNVVRASMGSLFTTRVIQEDSTRVQEFLVRRGISVVAATPSASQPHWGPSFLEPMALVVGSEDTGLDNAWLETAETLIQIPMHGTADSLNVATSGAVILYEILRQRTTQSDSTR
- a CDS encoding glyoxalase; amino-acid sequence: MAEKIINFDGFIGFYGSTNLEKTREFYEGLLRLTLARNQKRCLIYRVTDKAFIGFCLREGPFVNNACSIITFVTKDVDTVYRRMCKHEIQCEGKPVLNEFFGIYHFFTADPDGNRVEVQQFLEPL